A genomic region of Capnocytophaga canimorsus contains the following coding sequences:
- a CDS encoding putative zinc-binding metallopeptidase, producing the protein MKKKYISLLLLAFLFVTCNQKDAVSKDSVIYLEDEHQSDFDQWLYETFTKPYNIEVKWKWDDTEIDNSFHVTPPQKQKARQIMEALHAIWIKPYEEEAGTEFIKTYVPKLIYLVGTPQFNQDGTKTLGLAEGGRKITLFDVDSFDNQDLDKMTKAFHTMHHEFAHILHQKIAFSTTYKDLTKGQYTGAWFNVSEVRANARGFITPYSMSNENEDFVEVAATILSTVQNSNSPIQRIVPEKDDTGNVTGNLVRMNLTDFQLKLYMFGISIQQQSNGSLRIVQEQTAPQGLNTMLKKIDMVSDYYKEVWGIDLFRLQGKIEQATNELILQNTP; encoded by the coding sequence ATGAAAAAGAAATACATTTCCTTACTATTACTTGCTTTTTTATTCGTTACTTGTAACCAAAAAGATGCTGTAAGCAAAGACTCTGTAATTTATTTGGAAGACGAACACCAAAGCGATTTTGACCAATGGTTGTATGAAACCTTCACAAAACCTTATAACATTGAGGTAAAATGGAAGTGGGACGATACCGAGATTGATAATTCCTTCCACGTTACACCTCCGCAAAAACAGAAGGCAAGGCAAATTATGGAAGCACTACACGCCATCTGGATCAAGCCTTATGAGGAAGAAGCTGGAACCGAATTTATCAAAACTTATGTTCCTAAACTCATTTATTTGGTAGGAACTCCTCAATTTAATCAAGACGGAACGAAAACCTTAGGCCTTGCTGAGGGCGGACGAAAAATAACACTATTCGATGTAGATAGCTTTGACAATCAAGATTTAGATAAGATGACAAAAGCATTTCATACAATGCATCACGAGTTTGCACATATCTTGCATCAAAAAATTGCTTTCTCCACCACATATAAGGATTTGACCAAGGGGCAGTACACCGGAGCTTGGTTTAATGTATCAGAGGTAAGAGCCAATGCTCGAGGGTTCATTACCCCTTATAGTATGTCCAACGAGAATGAAGATTTTGTTGAAGTGGCAGCTACTATTTTATCTACAGTGCAAAACAGTAATTCACCCATACAACGCATCGTTCCAGAAAAAGACGATACAGGAAATGTTACTGGAAATCTGGTACGTATGAATTTGACAGATTTTCAACTTAAACTATATATGTTTGGTATCTCTATTCAACAGCAAAGTAATGGAAGTCTCAGAATCGTTCAAGAGCAAACTGCGCCACAAGGGTTGAACACGATGCTTAAGAAAATTGATATGGTTTCCGATTATTATAAAGAAGTTTGGGGAATTGACCTTTTCCGACTTCAAGGAAAAATTGAACAGGCTACCAACGAATTAATTCTTCAAAATACACCTTAA
- a CDS encoding DUF4302 domain-containing protein — protein sequence MKKYIYNIVALLFVALGTTSCQKDDETKFSQLPDQRVQAKMAEYKQVLTQAPFGWQMFYSLGSNIEYLSYQIATFSADNTVTLHSPDLSKPITSEYKLIAKDDIELMFSTFNENLTIFSYPSERVPKGYGGDIEFNFKSVNARKNEVVLEGKKYKGKLILRKAKEEYKDFDRLKDFVKYLAEQRGGVRYMNLAVTHGLEGASEEKPVSIGLDLSSIAKAADYAYNYKNIFRNGRKMLYFSHTGMGLSSPIEIDGHQIQYFVYNREKQRYEIDRSDLKGYIYTSNLPVYYVPGVVNEFLDDYSLWFKASFGQPNTKYAQMRRQLPVIKGMVFVTDYNRRIPLFDEKGNPIYDSAFNHDYEKGEKLGNGLLFSFEEGNQFYFYFVPLEIEKLQEDRLRFKRKPKSEELCLPKEGEDAVAIANEIKDNPAFNDLIDYLCNPTGWYIKRTVESGQIDWDFVSIANPTEDYFYTRIK from the coding sequence ATGAAAAAATATATTTACAATATCGTTGCTTTGTTGTTTGTAGCTTTGGGCACGACTTCTTGTCAAAAAGATGATGAAACAAAGTTCAGTCAACTACCCGACCAAAGAGTACAAGCTAAAATGGCAGAATACAAACAAGTTTTAACTCAAGCTCCTTTTGGTTGGCAAATGTTTTATTCCTTAGGGTCGAATATTGAGTATTTGTCATACCAAATAGCTACTTTTTCGGCTGATAATACGGTTACTTTGCATTCTCCTGATTTGTCAAAGCCTATAACCAGCGAATACAAACTCATAGCCAAAGATGATATTGAGTTGATGTTTAGCACATTTAATGAAAATTTAACCATTTTCAGTTATCCTAGTGAAAGAGTTCCGAAAGGCTACGGAGGAGATATTGAATTTAATTTTAAATCGGTAAATGCTCGAAAAAATGAAGTTGTTTTAGAAGGAAAAAAATATAAAGGTAAACTCATTTTACGAAAAGCCAAAGAGGAGTACAAAGACTTCGATAGGCTTAAAGATTTTGTAAAATATCTGGCGGAGCAACGTGGCGGAGTTCGTTATATGAATTTGGCGGTGACTCACGGTCTTGAAGGGGCTTCGGAAGAAAAACCCGTTTCCATAGGATTAGACTTAAGTTCCATAGCCAAGGCTGCTGATTATGCTTACAATTATAAAAATATTTTCCGTAACGGACGTAAAATGCTTTATTTCAGCCATACAGGTATGGGTCTGAGTTCGCCTATCGAAATAGATGGACATCAAATACAGTATTTTGTTTATAACAGAGAGAAACAACGTTACGAGATTGATCGTTCTGACTTAAAGGGATATATTTATACCTCTAATTTGCCAGTGTATTATGTGCCTGGTGTTGTTAATGAATTCTTAGATGATTACAGCCTTTGGTTTAAAGCAAGTTTTGGGCAGCCTAATACCAAATACGCTCAAATGAGAAGGCAATTGCCTGTTATCAAAGGAATGGTTTTTGTTACCGACTACAACCGAAGAATACCGCTTTTTGATGAAAAAGGAAACCCTATTTATGATAGTGCATTCAACCACGATTATGAAAAAGGAGAGAAATTAGGAAATGGTTTGCTCTTTTCTTTTGAGGAAGGCAATCAATTCTATTTCTATTTCGTTCCTTTGGAAATTGAAAAATTGCAAGAAGATCGTCTTCGTTTCAAACGTAAACCCAAATCCGAAGAATTGTGTTTGCCTAAAGAAGGAGAAGATGCTGTTGCTATAGCCAATGAAATTAAGGATAATCCTGCTTTTAATGATTTAATTGATTATCTATGTAATCCAACGGGGTGGTACATTAAACGAACTGTTGAGTCTGGGCAAATTGACTGGGATTTTGTATCCATTGCCAATCCTACAGAGGATTATTTCTATACCCGAATTAAATAA
- a CDS encoding fibrobacter succinogenes major paralogous domain-containing protein, which produces MKKIQYLITSILCLSVLLSCEKQDGESKLVADTISKAELTSPQKEAKAISRIPTFRWNKVQATRPEIFYQVWVSSDEHFTSEKTFKAIDIEDTFYTFESKQLQPLSKYFWKVIASDDKNNLSESEIFSFTTIDVDLRVNLLEPKDKTALTTNQTTIKWKALRNEVYNEDLTFSVYLRNGSASFSTPFKKGIKEEEITLNDLKGNATYYWAIAAVNAKGTEVLRSDVFTFTTPNTLPTPARLSNRVEELLADDKNSVALKFKWEKSTDEDRIFENGKLRPEVLTYEFYLSEDENFTQDEIKMTSESELSYTVIGLDFSKTYWAKVVTKDENGGVVSSNIVSKTTQQAPIKDELTIVEGTWTDSRDGKTYKTVTINGVTWLAENYAYIPENQVEFCSVYGVQGEGKTANELKTTENYNKYGVLYAMEMLPTIAPQGWRVATDEDWKTIELLSGMAQTEINTTGYRNRGEMMHKFISLTQRFSSPAIKPTNEMKTGFTYGGYFGKSSRETSFSFKGANEYVYVWTGTKQTDLLNKEVYWYRAFSYRRKAIERDQKGDKFRMYVRLIKE; this is translated from the coding sequence ATGAAAAAAATACAATACCTAATAACAAGTATTTTGTGTCTGTCGGTTTTGCTATCGTGCGAAAAGCAAGATGGAGAAAGTAAGCTAGTTGCAGATACTATCAGCAAAGCAGAGCTTACCTCTCCTCAAAAGGAAGCAAAAGCCATATCGCGTATTCCTACTTTCCGTTGGAATAAAGTACAGGCAACTCGTCCTGAGATTTTCTATCAAGTTTGGGTTTCTTCCGATGAGCATTTTACTTCAGAAAAAACTTTCAAAGCCATTGATATTGAGGATACTTTTTATACTTTTGAAAGCAAACAACTCCAGCCTTTGTCTAAATATTTTTGGAAAGTAATTGCTTCTGACGACAAAAATAATTTGTCCGAATCCGAAATATTTTCTTTTACAACAATTGATGTTGATTTAAGAGTGAATTTGTTAGAACCTAAGGATAAAACGGCACTCACTACAAATCAAACCACAATAAAATGGAAAGCCCTTAGAAATGAAGTTTACAACGAAGATTTGACTTTTTCGGTTTATTTAAGAAATGGTTCAGCTTCTTTTTCAACTCCTTTCAAAAAGGGAATTAAAGAAGAAGAAATCACATTGAATGACTTAAAGGGAAATGCTACATATTATTGGGCAATTGCAGCTGTAAACGCTAAAGGCACAGAAGTGTTACGTAGTGATGTTTTCACCTTTACCACTCCCAATACTTTGCCAACTCCAGCCCGATTGAGCAATCGTGTAGAAGAATTACTTGCCGATGATAAAAATAGCGTAGCTTTAAAATTCAAATGGGAAAAATCTACCGATGAAGACCGAATTTTTGAAAACGGAAAGCTCCGCCCCGAGGTGCTTACTTATGAGTTTTATTTAAGTGAAGATGAAAACTTCACCCAAGATGAAATTAAAATGACCTCGGAAAGTGAACTTTCATATACTGTCATAGGGCTTGATTTCTCCAAAACATACTGGGCTAAGGTGGTTACCAAAGACGAAAACGGAGGCGTTGTTAGTAGTAATATCGTTTCAAAAACTACCCAACAAGCTCCTATAAAAGATGAACTTACCATTGTTGAAGGCACTTGGACTGATTCAAGAGACGGAAAAACCTACAAAACAGTAACCATCAACGGAGTTACTTGGTTGGCTGAAAATTACGCATACATTCCTGAAAATCAGGTTGAATTTTGTTCAGTTTACGGAGTTCAGGGCGAAGGTAAAACAGCCAATGAGCTAAAAACAACTGAAAATTACAACAAATATGGTGTTTTATATGCTATGGAGATGTTACCCACCATTGCCCCACAAGGTTGGCGTGTTGCCACCGATGAGGATTGGAAAACCATAGAATTGCTCAGCGGAATGGCACAAACTGAAATCAATACAACCGGATACAGAAATCGTGGAGAAATGATGCACAAATTTATCAGTTTAACTCAAAGATTTTCTTCCCCAGCTATAAAACCTACCAATGAAATGAAAACCGGATTCACATACGGTGGATATTTTGGAAAATCGTCAAGAGAAACTTCATTTAGTTTTAAAGGGGCTAATGAATATGTTTATGTTTGGACGGGAACAAAACAAACCGATTTGCTCAACAAAGAAGTGTATTGGTATCGTGCCTTTTCTTACAGAAGAAAAGCCATTGAACGAGACCAAAAAGGGGATAAATTCAGAATGTATGTAAGATTGATTAAAGAGTAG
- a CDS encoding peptidase U32 family protein — MTNSGKIELMAPAGNFESLQAAIDNGADSVYFGVDQLNMRARASINFTIDDLDEIAKRCHPKGIRTYLTLNTIIYDHDLSIIKTLLDAAKKANLTAVIAMDQAVIAYARQIGMEVHISTQINITNIETVRFYAMFADTMVMSRELSLRQVKKIAEQIQREQIKGPSGNLVEIEIFGHGALCMAVSGKCYLSLHSHNSSANRGACKQNCRKKYTVIDQESGFEIEIDNEYMMSPKDLCTIDFLDQVIDAGAKVLKIEGRGRAPEYVATVIKTYREAIDAYYEGTYSKEKVEKWMEALSTVYNRGFWSGYYLGQKLGEWSENPGSNATQKKVYVGQGKHYFPKSGIAEFLIEAYDIKVGDKLLITGPTTGVQEFVLENMMVNDAPAQTATKGDSCTIKTDFRIRLSDKLYKIVATEFAKS; from the coding sequence ATGACAAATTCAGGAAAAATAGAGCTGATGGCTCCCGCAGGAAACTTCGAATCGTTACAAGCAGCTATTGACAATGGTGCTGATTCGGTATATTTTGGAGTTGACCAGCTGAATATGAGGGCAAGAGCAAGTATCAATTTCACCATTGACGATTTGGACGAAATCGCAAAACGTTGCCACCCAAAAGGTATCCGTACCTATCTTACCTTAAATACAATCATATACGACCACGATTTATCCATCATAAAAACCTTGCTCGACGCTGCAAAGAAGGCAAACTTAACCGCAGTTATTGCTATGGATCAAGCAGTTATTGCCTATGCTCGTCAAATTGGTATGGAAGTGCATATTTCCACCCAAATCAATATTACAAACATCGAAACGGTGCGTTTTTATGCAATGTTTGCCGATACAATGGTAATGAGTCGTGAATTGAGCCTTAGGCAGGTAAAGAAAATCGCTGAGCAAATCCAAAGGGAGCAGATTAAAGGTCCGTCAGGGAATTTGGTCGAGATAGAAATCTTCGGTCACGGAGCGTTGTGTATGGCAGTTTCAGGAAAATGCTATCTGAGTTTGCATTCGCATAATTCGTCGGCAAATCGAGGGGCGTGTAAGCAAAATTGCCGAAAAAAATACACCGTAATCGACCAAGAAAGCGGTTTTGAAATCGAAATCGATAATGAATATATGATGTCGCCCAAAGATTTGTGTACGATTGACTTTCTCGACCAAGTGATTGACGCAGGAGCCAAAGTACTCAAAATTGAAGGACGCGGAAGAGCTCCCGAATACGTGGCGACTGTCATAAAAACCTATCGTGAAGCCATTGATGCGTATTACGAGGGGACATATTCAAAAGAAAAGGTTGAAAAATGGATGGAAGCCCTTTCAACTGTTTACAACAGAGGATTTTGGAGTGGATATTATTTGGGACAGAAATTGGGAGAATGGAGCGAGAATCCGGGGTCGAACGCTACACAGAAAAAGGTGTACGTGGGGCAAGGAAAGCACTATTTTCCAAAATCGGGGATTGCGGAATTTCTCATCGAAGCCTACGATATTAAAGTGGGCGACAAACTCCTCATTACAGGACCTACCACAGGCGTACAGGAGTTCGTTTTGGAAAATATGATGGTAAATGACGCTCCTGCACAAACAGCAACGAAAGGCGATTCTTGCACCATTAAAACCGATTTCAGAATTCGTCTGTCAGATAAATTATATAAGATTGTAGCTACGGAGTTTGCAAAATCATAA
- a CDS encoding ferredoxin: protein MVVVTLQRDKCIGCNYCVEVAPEQFQMSKKDGKSVLLRSTEKKGFFTLKSHDDNILEPCEAAQKACPVKIISTKKI, encoded by the coding sequence ATGGTAGTAGTAACCTTACAGCGTGATAAATGCATTGGGTGTAATTATTGTGTGGAAGTAGCTCCGGAGCAGTTCCAAATGTCGAAGAAAGACGGAAAAAGTGTTTTGCTTCGCTCTACAGAGAAGAAGGGTTTTTTCACACTCAAATCGCACGATGATAACATTTTAGAGCCTTGTGAAGCCGCCCAAAAAGCGTGTCCCGTTAAAATTATTTCAACCAAGAAGATATAA
- a CDS encoding vWA domain-containing protein: MRTILLFFLTLVVAYGQEYELSGIVTDESKTPLVGAFVIVKGTTKGTQTDFEGKYLIRVKPNDVLIFSYIGFESQEITIKKQKTLNVVLKEDQQILQDVVIVGYGNPNKSYKAGATIRGIASYQERETYKNIQENKFKKTTTDPVSTFSADVDRASYSNIRRMINNGSLPDRDAVRIEEMINYFDYDYPQPDANSKTPFKVTTELSEAPWNSKNYLLQIGVQAEKINLEKTPPSNIVFLIDVSGSMDYPNKLPLLKSSFKLLLNSLKSTDKVAIVVYAGRSGLVLPSTSAKEKAKIEAALDNLNAGGSTAGGEGLKLAYKVARENFIPSGNNRIILATDGDFNVGINNYGDLQRLVEEERKSGIYISVLGFGMGNYRDDMTETIANKGNGNYAYIDNIIEAKKVLVNEFGGTFYTVAKDVKFQLEFNPKHVKEYRLVGYENRMLNTEDFEDDQKDAGEVGSGHTVTVFYEIVPTKGKNENTLRYQKQELNEKGKKGNEIAFLKIRYKNPDSKTNKSIEVSQPIDFQLKELLKTSDNFRFAAAVAEFGMLLRNSEFKANSSYEQVINLAQNALADDKEGYRKEFIRLVESAKLLKNE, encoded by the coding sequence ATGAGGACAATTCTATTATTTTTTCTGACTTTAGTAGTTGCCTATGGGCAAGAATACGAATTGAGCGGTATCGTAACCGATGAATCAAAAACTCCTTTGGTAGGTGCTTTTGTGATAGTTAAAGGAACAACTAAGGGCACACAAACGGATTTCGAGGGAAAGTATCTTATCCGTGTAAAGCCTAATGATGTACTGATTTTTAGCTATATTGGTTTTGAAAGCCAAGAAATCACCATCAAAAAACAAAAAACACTCAATGTAGTTTTAAAAGAAGACCAACAAATACTTCAAGATGTAGTTATAGTTGGGTATGGCAATCCAAATAAATCGTATAAAGCAGGAGCAACCATACGAGGAATAGCGTCTTATCAAGAGAGAGAAACCTACAAAAACATTCAGGAAAACAAGTTCAAGAAGACAACTACCGACCCTGTTTCTACGTTTTCAGCAGATGTGGACAGAGCCTCGTACAGCAACATTCGGCGTATGATCAATAATGGTAGTTTGCCCGACAGAGATGCAGTTCGCATTGAGGAAATGATTAACTACTTTGACTATGACTATCCACAACCCGATGCAAATAGCAAAACTCCTTTTAAAGTTACTACCGAACTAAGTGAAGCTCCTTGGAATTCAAAAAATTACTTACTTCAAATTGGAGTACAAGCTGAAAAAATCAATTTGGAAAAAACACCTCCTTCCAACATCGTTTTCTTGATAGATGTTTCGGGGTCAATGGATTATCCTAACAAATTACCACTACTGAAATCGTCTTTCAAATTGCTTCTTAACTCATTAAAATCTACTGATAAAGTGGCGATTGTGGTTTATGCAGGTAGGTCTGGATTGGTCTTGCCTTCCACCTCAGCAAAAGAAAAAGCAAAAATCGAAGCTGCTTTAGACAATTTAAATGCAGGTGGAAGCACCGCAGGTGGAGAAGGCTTGAAATTAGCCTACAAAGTAGCCCGTGAGAACTTTATTCCAAGCGGAAACAATCGCATCATTTTGGCTACCGATGGCGATTTTAACGTCGGTATAAATAACTATGGCGATTTGCAACGATTGGTGGAAGAGGAACGAAAAAGCGGTATATATATCAGTGTTTTAGGATTCGGAATGGGAAATTATCGTGATGATATGACCGAAACTATCGCCAATAAAGGCAACGGAAACTATGCTTATATTGACAATATTATTGAAGCTAAAAAAGTGTTGGTAAACGAGTTTGGTGGAACATTTTACACAGTGGCTAAAGATGTGAAATTTCAATTGGAATTTAATCCCAAACACGTTAAAGAGTACCGATTGGTAGGCTACGAAAACCGAATGTTAAACACGGAAGATTTTGAAGATGACCAAAAAGATGCTGGTGAAGTAGGTTCAGGGCATACCGTAACTGTTTTCTACGAAATTGTTCCTACCAAAGGCAAAAATGAAAATACCCTACGCTATCAAAAACAAGAACTCAACGAAAAAGGAAAAAAAGGAAATGAAATTGCTTTCTTGAAAATTCGATATAAAAATCCGGATTCCAAAACCAATAAAAGCATTGAAGTTTCACAGCCTATTGATTTTCAGTTAAAAGAACTTTTAAAAACCTCTGACAATTTCCGATTTGCTGCCGCCGTTGCAGAGTTTGGTATGTTACTACGTAATTCTGAATTTAAAGCCAATTCTTCTTACGAACAAGTCATCAACCTTGCCCAAAACGCATTGGCAGATGACAAAGAAGGCTATCGAAAAGAATTTATCCGATTGGTGGAGAGTGCAAAGCTATTAAAAAACGAATAA
- the crcB gene encoding fluoride efflux transporter CrcB, giving the protein MLKFLLYVGLGSALGGVFRFLCYFLITLKFGKNFPIGTFIINGIGSFLIGFLFAFFHKRNFSADLQIFLLTGVLGGFTTFSAFSLETLQLIEQKECYKAIIYVLGSVFLGVVACFGGYLLAHWGHK; this is encoded by the coding sequence ATGTTAAAATTTTTATTGTATGTAGGTTTAGGCAGTGCCCTTGGCGGTGTATTTCGGTTTTTGTGTTATTTTCTAATCACATTGAAATTTGGGAAAAATTTTCCGATAGGAACCTTTATAATCAATGGGATAGGAAGTTTTCTGATTGGTTTTTTGTTTGCTTTTTTTCATAAGCGAAATTTTAGTGCCGATTTACAAATATTTCTACTTACGGGAGTGCTCGGCGGATTTACTACGTTTTCAGCTTTTTCTCTGGAAACACTGCAATTGATTGAACAGAAAGAATGTTACAAAGCCATTATTTACGTTTTAGGAAGTGTTTTTTTAGGAGTAGTAGCTTGTTTTGGCGGATATCTTTTAGCTCATTGGGGGCATAAATAA
- a CDS encoding GH92 family glycosyl hydrolase — MVTSCQEVKHPITEQETQQKPLTTYVDSFIGTGGHGHTYPGATVPFGMLQVSPVNGISGWDWCSGYHHSDTLLIGFGHLSLSGTGIGDLNDILLMPVNKEYDLSQLSTGKKDQYPKAALDFRNQVSYKSRYSHQNEKAEPGYYQVFLEDPKVNAELTADQYVAYHKYTYQKGDTQSVILNLGFAINWDSPTEMFIQQSNRKLDGQNDGNIITGHRFSTGWAKNQKVFFAIAFSKPIKDLQLQNSGKQISSGQFFFDNSTGEELVVRVAVSSVSEENALANLDLYNKRTFAEVRQKAHDTWEKHLSSIEIETPVDSLKTIFYTALYHTQVAPVTFSDKNGQFRQQNDEIYSTKDFTAYSTLSLWDTFRAENPLITLLQPKKSSDIISSMLAYSDVINKLPVWTLYGNETDCMTGYHSIPVIVEAYLKGVRSFDAEKAFEMMKKTMMGDERGLKFYKQYGYIPYDKWDESVTITLEYAYDDWCVAQMAKALGKTDDYEFFMKRSEAYKHLFDPTTGFMRGKSASGKWREPFDPKHSNHREATDYTEGNAWQHSWFVPQNPQGLIEAFGGKEKFTTHLEKLFTESSEITGDNVSADITGLIGQYAHGNEPSHHIAYLFNKAGEPHRTQYWVNEILKTQYNTTPNGYSGNEDCGQMSAWYVWSSIGLYPMNPVSGEYEIGRPLFPKAKINLPNGETFTIIAENVSAENMYIQSATLNGKPLDRTFITDEELKNGGELKFIMGSVAPTNN; from the coding sequence ATGGTGACTTCGTGCCAAGAAGTAAAACATCCTATAACAGAGCAAGAAACACAGCAAAAACCACTCACCACGTACGTTGACTCTTTCATCGGTACGGGCGGACACGGACATACCTACCCCGGAGCTACCGTTCCGTTCGGAATGTTGCAAGTGAGTCCTGTGAATGGCATCAGCGGTTGGGATTGGTGTTCGGGTTACCACCACAGCGATACGTTGCTCATCGGTTTTGGGCATTTGTCGCTCAGTGGAACAGGTATTGGTGATTTGAACGATATTTTACTGATGCCTGTCAATAAAGAGTACGATTTATCACAGCTTTCTACTGGAAAAAAAGACCAATATCCGAAGGCTGCTTTGGATTTCCGCAATCAAGTTTCGTACAAATCGCGTTATTCGCACCAAAACGAAAAAGCGGAACCTGGTTACTATCAAGTTTTCCTTGAAGACCCCAAAGTAAATGCAGAACTTACAGCAGACCAATACGTTGCTTACCACAAATATACCTACCAAAAAGGCGATACACAATCCGTTATTTTGAATTTAGGATTTGCCATCAATTGGGATAGCCCTACGGAAATGTTTATCCAACAATCCAATCGAAAATTGGACGGACAAAACGACGGAAACATCATCACAGGACATCGATTCAGTACGGGATGGGCGAAAAATCAAAAAGTGTTCTTCGCTATTGCATTTTCCAAACCTATTAAAGATTTACAACTTCAAAATAGTGGAAAACAAATCTCATCAGGGCAATTCTTCTTTGATAATTCCACAGGGGAGGAATTGGTCGTGCGTGTAGCGGTTTCTTCTGTAAGTGAAGAGAATGCGTTGGCGAATTTGGATTTGTACAACAAACGCACCTTTGCCGAAGTACGCCAAAAAGCTCACGACACTTGGGAAAAACATCTTTCTTCTATCGAAATTGAAACGCCTGTCGATTCGCTTAAAACGATTTTCTATACGGCTTTGTATCACACGCAAGTAGCTCCCGTGACGTTTTCTGACAAGAACGGACAATTCCGTCAGCAAAACGATGAAATTTATTCCACCAAGGATTTTACAGCCTATTCTACTTTGTCATTGTGGGACACATTCCGTGCTGAAAATCCGCTAATTACTTTGCTTCAACCTAAAAAATCTTCGGATATTATTAGCTCAATGTTAGCGTATTCCGACGTTATCAATAAACTTCCCGTTTGGACGCTCTACGGAAACGAAACCGATTGTATGACGGGCTATCATTCTATTCCTGTGATTGTTGAGGCGTATTTGAAAGGAGTTCGTTCGTTCGATGCTGAAAAAGCCTTCGAAATGATGAAAAAAACGATGATGGGAGACGAACGCGGACTGAAATTCTACAAACAATATGGCTACATTCCGTACGACAAATGGGACGAATCGGTAACCATTACGTTGGAATATGCTTACGATGATTGGTGTGTAGCACAAATGGCAAAAGCCTTAGGAAAAACCGATGATTACGAGTTCTTTATGAAGCGAAGTGAGGCGTACAAACATTTGTTTGACCCCACAACGGGCTTTATGCGAGGCAAATCGGCAAGTGGTAAATGGCGTGAGCCTTTCGACCCGAAACACTCCAACCACCGCGAAGCTACCGATTACACCGAAGGAAATGCTTGGCAACATTCGTGGTTTGTTCCGCAAAATCCGCAAGGACTTATTGAGGCTTTCGGCGGAAAAGAGAAATTCACAACACATTTGGAAAAACTATTTACCGAAAGTTCTGAAATTACGGGCGATAACGTTTCGGCGGACATTACGGGACTGATTGGGCAGTACGCTCACGGCAACGAACCGAGCCACCATATTGCGTATCTGTTTAACAAAGCGGGAGAGCCACATCGCACACAATATTGGGTAAATGAAATTTTGAAAACGCAATATAACACCACGCCGAACGGATATTCAGGGAATGAAGACTGCGGACAAATGTCGGCTTGGTATGTGTGGAGTTCCATTGGTTTGTATCCGATGAATCCTGTTTCGGGTGAGTACGAAATTGGGCGTCCGTTGTTCCCGAAAGCGAAAATAAATCTGCCTAACGGAGAAACCTTTACCATCATTGCTGAAAATGTGTCTGCGGAAAATATGTACATTCAGTCGGCAACGCTTAACGGCAAACCACTCGACCGCACTTTTATCACTGATGAAGAACTTAAAAACGGCGGAGAGTTGAAATTCATAATGGGGTCGGTAGCACCAACAAACAACTAA